The following proteins come from a genomic window of Aspergillus luchuensis IFO 4308 DNA, chromosome 3, nearly complete sequence:
- a CDS encoding glutathione S-transferase family protein (COG:O;~EggNog:ENOG410PUK6;~InterPro:IPR036249,IPR040079,IPR036282,IPR010987, IPR004045,IPR004046;~PFAM:PF13409,PF00043,PF14497,PF13417,PF02798;~go_function: GO:0005515 - protein binding [Evidence IEA];~go_process: GO:0006749 - glutathione metabolic process [Evidence IEA]), which produces MLINKPKHHSNNTLTIKARTLYPKFINMQTFLKRSLSTMTKPLLLHAHATGPNPIKIAIALEALKVPYDVQQWEFGDDPKKGVKGEAYLKINENGRLPSLQDPNTGVVAWESGACMNYIRRVYDREGQLGPAGKKEQDIVDLEKWEYFLLTNLAPMLGQVNWFRNYHEVKNQDALDRYSAQVYRCFGVLEGQLKKSNGKSILPEKITAVDYHAEPWVRQYTFAGLSLDSYPLLQRWLAGMAKLEEVKRGYVKVKGQGPE; this is translated from the exons ATGTTGATTAATAAACCAAAGCATCATTCGAACAATACTTTGACTATAAAGGCACGTACCCTCTATCCAAAATTCATCAACATGCAAACATTTCTGAAAAGGTCTCTATCCACAATGACCAAACCTCTACTCCTCCACGCCCACGCCACGGGccccaaccccatcaagATCGCAATTGCTCTCGAAGCCCTTAAAGTTCCCTATGACGTCCAACAGTGGGAGTTTGGCGACGACCCTAAAAAGGGCGTCAAAGGCGAAGCATACTTGAAGATCAACGAGAATGGCCGGCTCCCCTCCCTTCAGGACCCGAACACTGGCGTCGTGGCCTGGGAATCCGGCGCATGTATGAACTATATCCGCCGAGTGTATGACCGCGAAGGGCAGTTGGGTCCCGCCGGTAAGAAAGAGCAGGATATTGTCGACTTGGAGAAATGGGAGTATTTCCTACTCACCAATTTGGCGCCCATGTTGGGCCAGGTTAATTGGTTCAG GAACTACCATGAGGTGAAGAACCAGGATGCGCTGGATAGATACTCAGCCCAGGTCTATCGCTGCTTtggggtgttggaggggcagttgaagaagtcgaaCGGAAAAAGTATTCTGCCCGAAAAGATTACCGCCGTGGATTATCATGCGGAGCCCTGGGTCAGGCAGTATACTTTTGCGGGTCTGTCTTTGGATTCCTATCCCCTTCTTCAgcgttggctggctgggatggctaagctggaggaggtgaagagagGGTATGTGAAGGTTAAGGGACAGGGCCCGGAGTAG
- the VTC1 gene encoding putative vacuolar transporter chaperon Vtc1 (BUSCO:EOG09265IBC;~COG:P;~EggNog:ENOG410PPYS;~InterPro:IPR003807;~PFAM:PF02656;~TransMembrane:3 (o33-53i60-82o102-121i)): MSSQPLLQTAPGKRIALPTRVEPKVFFANERTFLSWLNFTVILGGLAVGLLNFGDRIGRISAGLFTVIAMAAMIYALVTFHWRAQSIRKRGQSGIDDRFGPTILAMALLAAVVVNFVLRMVE, from the exons ATGTCCTCCCAACCACTCCTCCAAACCGCCCCAG GAAAAAGAATCGCCCTCCCCACGCGCGTCGAACCCAAagtcttcttcgccaacgaGCGCACCTTCCTCTCATGGCTGAACTTCACCGTCATCCTCGGCGGTCTCGCCGTCGGTCTGCTGAACTTCGGTGACCGCATCGGCCGCATCTCCGCCGGTCTGTTCACCGTCATCGCCATGGCCGCCATGATCTATGCGCTGGTGACCTTCCACTGGCGCGCGCAGAGTATTCGCAAACGAGGCCAGAGTGGAATTGATGATCGCTTCGGGCCGACGATCCTCGCTATGGCGCTTTTGGCGGCCGTCGTGGTGAATTTTGTGCTCAGGATGGTGGAGTGA
- a CDS encoding uncharacterized protein (CAZy:GH5;~COG:G;~EggNog:ENOG410PW79;~InterPro:IPR017853,IPR001547;~PFAM:PF00150;~SECRETED:SignalP(1-19);~go_function: GO:0004553 - hydrolase activity, hydrolyzing O-glycosyl compounds [Evidence IEA];~go_process: GO:0071704 - organic substance metabolic process [Evidence IEA]), producing MYNLLGYLAALGCAQSALAAPLASSSNSSYIDWRTFKGNGVNLGGWLVQESTIDSYFWDKYSGGASDEWGLCEHLGAQCGPVLEHRYATWITKADIDKLASAGITVLRIPTTYAAWIDLPSSQLYSGNQTAYLREIADYAINTYNMHIVIDTHSLPGGVNGLTIGEATGHWYWFYNETNFNYSLQVIDQVINFIQTSGSPQSYTLEPISEPADNNTNMVVFGTPLALTDHGAAWVLKYIRAVIQKVASVNPNIPVMFQGSFKYPQYWEGDFPASTNLVFDTHHYYYEHMESSSANLPEYILADAREKSGTGKFPVFVGEWAIQSTYNNTLALRKRNVLAGLDIWQNYSQGSAYWTAKFTGNTSVDGQGEQKDYWCYETFIDEGYFS from the coding sequence ATGTACAATCTACTAGGGTACCTCGCTGCGCTGGGCTGCGCGCAGTCCGCCCTCGCAGCCCCCCTCGCCAGCTCTTCAAACTCCTCCTATATCGACTGGCGCACCTTCAAGGGCAACGGCGTCAACCTCGGCGGCTGGCTCGTGCAAGAGTCCACAATAGACAGTTACTTCTGGGACAAATACTCCGGCGGCGCCTCCGACGAATGGGGCCTCTGCGAACACCTCGGCGCCCAATGCGGTCCCGTCCTCGAGCACCGCTACGCGACCTGGATCACCAAGGCCGACATCGACAAGCTCGCGTCCGCCGGCATCACAGTGCTGCGCATCCCCACAACCTACGCCGCATGGATCGACCTCCCCAGCTCGCAACTCTACTCCGGTAACCAAACGGCCTACCTCCGAGAAATTGCCGACTACGCCATCAACACCTACAACATGCACATCGTGATCGACACACACTCCCTCCCCGGGGGCGTGAACGGCCTAACCATCGGCGAAGCCACCGGTCACTGGTACTGGTTCTACAATGAGACCAACTTCAACTACTCGTTGCAAGTAATCGACCAAGTGATCAACTTCATCCAAACCTCGGGATCCCCACAATCCTACACCCTCGAACCCATCAGCGAACCCGccgacaacaacaccaacatggTCGTCTTCGGCACGCCCCTCGCCCTGACGGACCACGGCGCCGCCTGGGTGCTCAAGTACATCCGGGCCGTCATCCAAAAAGTCGCCTCGGTgaaccccaacatccccgtcATGTTCCAGGGCAGCTTCAAGTACCCGCAATACTGGGAGGGAGATTTTCCCGCGAGCACGAACCTCGTCTTCGACACACACCACTATTACTACGAGCATATGGAGTCCTCGTCGGCGAATCTGCCCGAGTATATTCTTGCGGATGCGCGGGAGAAGTCCGGCACGGGCAAGTTCCCTGTGTTTGTGGGCGAGTGGGCCATCCAGTCGACGTATAATAACACGTtggcgttgaggaagaggaatgtGTTGGCGGGGTTGGATATTTGGCAGAATTATTCCCAGGGGAGTGCGTATTGGACGGCCAAGTTTACGGGAAATACGAGTGTGGATGGACAGGGGGAGCAGAAGGATTATTGGTGTTATGAGACGTTTATTGACGAGGGGTATTTTAgttga